The Streptomyces seoulensis genome contains a region encoding:
- a CDS encoding vWA domain-containing protein: MANFARPGAPRFSVDVYQNEYLPEGGREVNAIVTVTATGGGRLAGAPAGRGASAAVVLMVDCSGSMDHPPTKMRNARDATAAAIDTLRDGVHFGVVDGTHVAREVYPGGGRLAVADATTRAQAKQALRRLRAGGGTAIGTWLRLADRLLAGADVEIRHGILLTDGRNEHESAGELKDTLQACAGRFTCDARGVGTDWEVKEVTGIASALLGTADIVADPARLTDDFTRIMESTMSKGVADVALRVWTPVGTSIKFVKQVAPNVEELTDRRTEAGPRAGDYPTGSWGDESRDYHLCVEVPAAGLGQEMLAARVSLVVPQPDGSVQNLGAQGLVRAVWTDDMAASTSLNSQVAHYTGQAELAQAIQEGLDLRKAGDMDGATAKLGRAVQLAGVSGNADTAKLLAKVVDVVDAPTGTVRLKAKVAEADEMTLETRSTKTVRVKK, encoded by the coding sequence ATGGCCAACTTCGCCAGACCGGGTGCGCCGCGGTTCTCGGTGGACGTCTACCAGAACGAGTACCTGCCCGAGGGCGGCCGCGAGGTCAACGCCATCGTGACCGTGACGGCGACCGGCGGCGGCAGGCTCGCCGGGGCACCGGCCGGGCGGGGTGCCTCCGCCGCCGTGGTGCTCATGGTCGACTGCTCGGGCTCGATGGACCACCCGCCCACCAAGATGCGCAACGCCCGCGACGCCACGGCCGCCGCCATCGACACCCTGCGCGACGGGGTGCACTTCGGGGTCGTAGACGGCACCCATGTCGCGCGCGAGGTCTATCCGGGCGGCGGCCGGCTCGCGGTGGCCGACGCCACCACCCGCGCCCAGGCCAAGCAGGCGCTGCGCAGACTGAGAGCGGGCGGCGGCACCGCGATCGGCACCTGGCTGCGGCTGGCCGACCGGCTGCTGGCCGGGGCGGACGTGGAGATCCGGCACGGCATCCTGCTGACCGACGGACGCAACGAGCACGAGTCGGCCGGAGAGCTGAAGGACACCCTCCAGGCGTGTGCCGGGCGGTTCACCTGTGACGCGCGGGGCGTGGGCACCGACTGGGAAGTGAAAGAAGTCACAGGCATCGCCTCCGCCCTGCTCGGCACCGCCGACATCGTGGCCGATCCGGCCCGGCTCACCGACGACTTCACCCGGATCATGGAGTCGACGATGAGCAAGGGCGTCGCCGACGTCGCCCTGCGGGTGTGGACGCCGGTCGGCACGAGCATCAAGTTCGTCAAGCAAGTGGCGCCCAATGTCGAGGAGTTGACCGACCGGCGCACCGAGGCGGGCCCGCGCGCCGGGGACTACCCCACCGGCTCCTGGGGCGACGAGTCCCGCGACTACCACCTCTGCGTGGAGGTCCCGGCGGCCGGACTGGGCCAGGAGATGCTGGCCGCGCGGGTGTCGCTGGTGGTGCCCCAACCGGACGGATCGGTACAGAATCTCGGCGCGCAGGGGCTCGTACGAGCCGTGTGGACCGACGACATGGCGGCCTCGACCTCGCTCAACTCCCAAGTCGCCCACTACACCGGCCAGGCCGAACTGGCGCAGGCCATCCAGGAAGGGCTGGATCTACGGAAAGCGGGCGATATGGACGGAGCAACGGCCAAACTGGGACGTGCCGTTCAGCTCGCGGGAGTGTCGGGGAACGCGGATACTGCGAAACTGCTTGCGAAGGTGGTGGACGTGGTCGACGCCCCGACCGGTACTGTGCGGTTGAAGGCGAAGGTCGCGGAGGCCGACGAGATGACTCTCGAGACCCGGTCCACGAAGACTGTTCGCGTCA
- a CDS encoding PP2C family serine/threonine-protein phosphatase: MSQMPQQAALSRCPSCAEPLEPGDLFCGACGYDLSAVPAPPEDQPTLTMTGAPDGDVDWPEPEPATTGSTEPSAHRAADVPGTDSGGSPLSAPAPAASGVRFDRPAEPDEYPLQAPDPRAETPAAEAGGTAQVCVACRAGRVDGDGYCENCGHAQPRERDHMERESGPVAAVSDRGLRHHRNEDDFAVAYTALPDGSPATLAVVCDGVSSATRPDEASTAASRAAGDVLLAALPRGTHPQAAMHEAIVTAARAVDALAGEPEAAREHAPHQNAPACTIVASVVASGLLVVGWVGDSRAYWVPDDRSAPAARLTEDDSWAAQMVAAGLMNEAEAYADERAHAITGWLGADAYELEPHTASFKPDRAGVVLVCTDGLWNYAEAPEEMAEVLPPDAAARPLHAARVLVGHALDAGGHDNVTVAVVPFPAPPQGAGSA; this comes from the coding sequence ATGTCACAGATGCCCCAGCAGGCCGCACTGTCCAGGTGCCCGAGCTGTGCGGAGCCGCTCGAACCGGGCGACCTCTTCTGCGGCGCGTGCGGATACGACCTGTCGGCCGTGCCCGCGCCGCCCGAGGACCAGCCCACGCTCACCATGACCGGCGCGCCGGACGGCGACGTCGACTGGCCCGAGCCGGAGCCGGCCACCACCGGCAGCACCGAGCCGAGCGCCCACCGGGCGGCCGACGTACCCGGCACCGACTCCGGCGGCTCCCCGCTGTCCGCGCCCGCACCGGCCGCGTCCGGGGTGCGTTTCGACCGGCCCGCCGAGCCCGACGAGTACCCGCTCCAGGCCCCGGACCCGCGCGCCGAGACCCCCGCCGCCGAGGCGGGCGGCACCGCGCAGGTGTGCGTGGCCTGCCGTGCGGGCCGGGTGGACGGCGACGGCTACTGCGAGAACTGCGGGCACGCCCAGCCCCGCGAACGCGACCACATGGAGCGGGAGTCGGGCCCGGTGGCCGCGGTCAGCGACCGGGGTCTGCGCCACCACCGCAACGAGGACGACTTCGCCGTCGCGTACACCGCGCTGCCCGACGGCTCGCCCGCCACGCTCGCCGTGGTCTGCGACGGCGTGTCCTCCGCGACCCGGCCGGACGAGGCGTCGACTGCCGCTTCCCGCGCGGCCGGTGACGTACTGCTGGCCGCCCTGCCGCGCGGCACGCACCCGCAGGCGGCGATGCACGAGGCGATCGTGACGGCCGCCCGCGCGGTGGACGCGCTCGCCGGGGAGCCCGAAGCGGCCCGCGAGCACGCCCCGCACCAGAACGCCCCGGCCTGCACGATCGTCGCCTCGGTGGTCGCATCAGGGCTGCTGGTGGTCGGCTGGGTCGGCGACAGCCGCGCCTACTGGGTGCCGGACGACCGCTCCGCGCCCGCGGCCCGGCTGACCGAGGACGATTCCTGGGCCGCGCAGATGGTGGCGGCCGGCCTGATGAACGAGGCGGAGGCGTACGCCGACGAGCGCGCCCACGCCATCACCGGCTGGCTCGGCGCCGACGCCTACGAACTGGAGCCGCACACCGCGTCGTTCAAGCCCGACCGGGCAGGTGTGGTGCTGGTGTGCACCGACGGTCTGTGGAACTACGCCGAGGCGCCCGAGGAGATGGCCGAGGTGCTGCCCCCGGACGCGGCCGCCCGCCCGCTGCACGCCGCGCGGGTGCTGGTGGGGCACGCGCTGGACGCTGGGGGCCACGACAACGTAACAGTGGCCGTCGTGCCGTTCCCCGCGCCGCCGCAGGGGGCAGGATCGGCCTGA
- a CDS encoding serine/threonine-protein kinase, giving the protein MSEERRTCQRPDCAGVYEDMGGGELYCDTCGLAPVVSPAVNSVPQQVGSIGSAPTGINGAATRSSSQSSRSRRSVSGRLSRSVSGKSGGRSVSVRGSGSASGASGRGRLGAGLVVVPQVPRPDPRAMVLDNPEVPERKRYCSRSDCGAPVGRARGERAGRTEGFCTKCGHPYSFVPKLRSGDIVHGQYEVAGCLAHGGLGWIYLAVDRAVSDRWVVLKGLLDTGDQDAMAAAISERRFLAEIEHAGIVRIYNFVEHLDQRTGSLDGYIVMEYVGGKSLKEIANSRRTPDGRRDPLPVEQACAYGIEALEALGHLHSRNLLYCDFKVDNAIQTEDELKLIDMGAVRRMDDEESAIYGTVGYQAPEVADVGPSAASDLYTVGRTLAVLTFDFQGYTTVYADSLPDPDTIEVFRRYESFYRFLVRATDPDPARRFASAQEMADQLTGVLREVVSLSTGQARPALSTLFGPEVRVTDTELFPALDGEVSRLGARELPGPGRPPALPPALVRPVGTPAAALALPVPLVDPGDPDAGFLAGLAASAPGELIGALEAAPGQSVETRLRRVRARLEHGDREAALTTLARLDEERPDDWRVVWCRGVAALVTGDFENAALSFDAIYDAFPGEAAPKLALGLCAEVLGQLDNAAEYYRLVWATDPSFVSAAFALARVRLASGDRSGAVRTLESVPESSIHYTAARVAAVRARLRGRTAAAGDVPFLDDLTAAAGQVEALDAYGLDPARRERLSAEVLGCALDWILSRGQGTARPVTGGRVLLGSGLDERGLRFGLERAYRTLARLAPGGEERIELVERANRYRPRTWV; this is encoded by the coding sequence ATGAGCGAGGAACGGCGCACCTGCCAGCGGCCGGACTGCGCGGGCGTCTACGAGGACATGGGCGGCGGCGAGCTGTACTGCGACACCTGCGGGCTGGCTCCCGTGGTCTCCCCGGCCGTCAACTCCGTTCCACAGCAGGTGGGTTCCATCGGTTCGGCGCCGACCGGGATCAACGGCGCCGCCACGCGCAGCTCCTCCCAGTCCTCCCGCTCCCGGCGCTCGGTGTCGGGGCGGCTCTCCCGCTCGGTGTCGGGGAAGTCGGGCGGCCGCTCGGTGTCGGTGCGCGGCTCGGGCTCGGCGTCCGGAGCCTCGGGGCGCGGGCGGCTGGGCGCCGGCCTGGTCGTGGTGCCGCAGGTGCCGAGGCCCGACCCGCGCGCGATGGTGCTGGACAACCCGGAGGTGCCCGAGCGCAAGCGGTACTGCTCGCGCTCGGACTGCGGGGCGCCGGTCGGCCGGGCACGCGGGGAGCGGGCGGGCCGTACGGAGGGGTTCTGCACCAAGTGCGGGCACCCGTACTCCTTCGTGCCCAAGCTGCGGTCCGGGGACATCGTGCACGGCCAGTACGAGGTGGCGGGCTGCCTCGCGCACGGCGGGCTCGGCTGGATCTACCTCGCGGTGGACCGGGCGGTGTCCGACCGCTGGGTGGTGCTCAAGGGCCTGCTGGACACCGGTGACCAGGACGCGATGGCGGCGGCGATCTCCGAGCGCCGGTTCCTCGCGGAGATCGAGCACGCGGGGATCGTGCGGATCTACAACTTCGTCGAGCACCTCGACCAGCGCACCGGCTCCCTGGACGGCTACATCGTCATGGAGTACGTCGGCGGCAAGTCGCTGAAGGAGATCGCCAACTCCCGCCGCACCCCGGACGGCAGGCGGGACCCGCTGCCGGTGGAGCAGGCGTGCGCGTACGGCATCGAGGCGCTGGAGGCGCTCGGCCATCTGCACAGCCGCAACCTGCTGTACTGCGACTTCAAGGTCGACAACGCCATCCAGACCGAGGACGAGCTCAAGCTGATCGACATGGGCGCCGTGCGCCGCATGGACGACGAGGAGTCCGCGATCTACGGCACGGTCGGCTACCAGGCCCCCGAGGTCGCCGACGTCGGCCCCTCGGCCGCCAGCGACCTGTACACGGTGGGCCGCACCCTGGCCGTCCTCACCTTCGACTTCCAGGGCTACACGACCGTCTACGCCGACTCGCTGCCCGACCCGGACACCATCGAGGTCTTCCGCCGCTACGAGTCCTTCTACCGCTTCCTGGTCCGCGCCACCGACCCGGACCCGGCGCGCCGGTTCGCCTCCGCACAGGAGATGGCCGACCAGCTCACCGGCGTGCTGCGCGAGGTCGTGTCGCTGAGCACCGGGCAGGCGCGCCCCGCGCTGTCCACCCTGTTCGGGCCCGAAGTACGCGTGACGGACACCGAGTTGTTCCCCGCGCTGGACGGCGAGGTGTCCCGGCTCGGCGCCCGCGAGCTGCCCGGACCGGGCCGTCCGCCCGCGCTGCCGCCCGCCCTGGTCAGACCGGTCGGCACCCCGGCCGCCGCGCTCGCCCTGCCCGTCCCGCTGGTCGACCCCGGCGACCCGGACGCCGGTTTCCTGGCGGGCCTGGCCGCGTCCGCGCCGGGCGAGCTGATCGGCGCGCTGGAGGCGGCGCCCGGCCAGAGCGTGGAGACCCGGCTGAGACGGGTGCGCGCCCGGCTGGAGCACGGCGACCGCGAGGCCGCGCTGACGACCCTGGCCCGGCTGGACGAGGAACGGCCCGACGACTGGCGGGTGGTGTGGTGCCGCGGCGTGGCCGCGCTGGTCACCGGCGACTTCGAGAACGCCGCGCTCTCCTTCGACGCGATCTACGACGCCTTCCCCGGCGAGGCCGCGCCCAAGCTGGCGCTCGGCCTGTGCGCGGAGGTGCTGGGCCAGTTGGACAACGCCGCCGAGTACTACCGGCTGGTGTGGGCGACCGACCCGAGCTTCGTCAGCGCCGCGTTCGCCCTGGCGCGGGTGCGCCTGGCGAGCGGCGACCGGAGCGGGGCCGTACGCACGCTGGAGTCGGTGCCGGAGTCGTCGATCCACTACACGGCCGCGCGGGTCGCGGCGGTGCGGGCGCGACTGCGGGGACGCACGGCGGCCGCGGGTGACGTACCGTTCCTGGACGACCTGACCGCCGCGGCGGGCCAGGTCGAGGCGCTGGACGCGTACGGGCTCGACCCGGCGCGACGCGAGCGGTTGTCGGCCGAAGTCCTCGGCTGCGCCCTTGACTGGATACTCTCCAGAGGTCAGGGCACCGCTCGGCCGGTCACCGGCGGGCGGGTGCTGCTCGGCAGCGGTCTGGACGAGCGGGGTCTCCGCTTCGGCCTGGAGCGCGCCTACCGCACGCTGGCCCGGCTGGCGCCCGGCGGCGAGGAGAGGATCGAACTGGTGGAACGGGCCAACCGTTACCGCCCCCGGACGTGGGTGTAG